One part of the Aestuariirhabdus litorea genome encodes these proteins:
- a CDS encoding ABC transporter permease, with the protein MSMSADTPADEQGIDPQLKARLRKAERFLKIRALLLVVPLMLFVLFTFVMPLAEMLYRSVHNPVLVEAMPEVARLMQEWDSQELPGEEIYAAVGKALVEARKEKTIGRIANRLNSEYSGMRSLLTGSARKLQRYKGDDYKNFMLQLDPDWGEAETWGAFKVLSSEYTLTHYLAAFDMQYDSKGKIVPQPEERQIYVDMLLKTLKLSLLVTVFCVLLGYPLAYYLSILPPSKSNLLMILVLLPFWTSLLVRTSSWIVMLQGQGVVNSVLLGLGVIGEPLDMMYNQIGTVVAMTHILLPFMILPTYSVMKSISPVYMRAARSLGATPAHAFMRVYFPQTVPGLSAGAILVFILSIGYYITPALVGGRTGQMISNLIAYHMQTSLNWGLGAALAGSLLVVVLVLYWIYNRLVGASQMKLG; encoded by the coding sequence ATGAGCATGAGTGCCGATACGCCAGCCGATGAACAGGGGATCGACCCCCAGCTCAAGGCGCGCCTACGCAAAGCCGAGCGTTTCCTGAAGATACGCGCGTTGCTGCTGGTGGTGCCCTTGATGCTGTTTGTGCTGTTCACCTTCGTGATGCCTCTGGCCGAGATGTTATACCGCAGCGTCCACAACCCGGTGCTGGTGGAGGCGATGCCCGAGGTCGCCCGGTTGATGCAGGAGTGGGACTCCCAAGAGCTGCCCGGAGAGGAGATCTATGCCGCGGTGGGTAAGGCACTGGTTGAAGCCCGCAAGGAGAAAACCATCGGGCGCATCGCCAACCGGCTCAACTCTGAATACAGCGGTATGCGCAGCCTGCTGACCGGCAGCGCGCGCAAGCTGCAACGATACAAAGGCGATGACTACAAGAATTTTATGCTCCAGTTGGACCCTGACTGGGGCGAAGCGGAGACATGGGGTGCCTTCAAGGTTCTCAGTAGTGAGTACACGCTGACCCATTACCTCGCTGCCTTCGATATGCAATACGACAGCAAGGGCAAGATCGTGCCGCAGCCGGAAGAGCGCCAGATCTACGTGGATATGTTGCTCAAAACCCTGAAGCTGTCGCTGCTGGTGACGGTGTTCTGTGTGCTGCTGGGTTACCCCCTGGCCTACTACCTGTCGATACTGCCGCCCAGCAAGAGCAACCTGTTGATGATCCTGGTGCTGCTCCCCTTTTGGACCTCATTGCTGGTCCGTACCAGCTCCTGGATCGTGATGCTGCAGGGGCAGGGGGTGGTCAATAGCGTGCTGCTGGGGCTGGGGGTCATCGGTGAACCGCTGGATATGATGTACAACCAGATCGGCACGGTGGTGGCGATGACCCATATTCTGCTGCCCTTTATGATCCTGCCCACCTACAGCGTCATGAAGAGCATCTCGCCGGTCTATATGCGGGCCGCGCGCTCGCTGGGGGCGACCCCGGCCCATGCCTTCATGCGTGTCTATTTCCCGCAGACGGTGCCGGGGCTGAGTGCAGGCGCCATTCTGGTGTTTATCCTCTCCATTGGTTACTACATTACACCGGCGCTGGTGGGTGGGCGTACCGGGCAGATGATCAGTAACCTGATCGCCTACCATATGCAGACGTCCCTTAACTGGGGGCTGGGTGCCGCCCTCGCGGGCAGCCTGCTGGTTGTGGTGCTGGTGCTGTACTGGATCTATAACCGGCTGGTGGGAGCCAGCCAGATGAAGCTGGGGTGA
- a CDS encoding ABC transporter permease has translation MSLPIHATALERVSYYGLRLFSALVLFFLIIPILVIIPLSFNAEPFFTFTEGMLRLEPEAYSLRWYRNIWESQEWMLSIKNSMIIGVCATLLAMTLGTLAALGLSQRHMPFKGAIMGLLISPMIVPVIISAASMYFFFTKVNLAQTYLGVIMAHAVLGIPFVIITVTATLVGFDDNLTKASASLGANPRTTFFKVTFPLIRPGVISGALFAFATSFDEVVVVLFVAGTDQRTIPREMWAGMREQLSPTILAVATLLIVLSVMLLLTVELLRRRSDRIRGVTE, from the coding sequence GTGAGTTTACCGATCCATGCTACCGCGCTTGAGCGAGTCAGTTATTACGGCCTGCGGCTGTTTTCGGCGCTGGTGCTGTTTTTCCTCATCATCCCGATCCTGGTGATTATCCCCCTCTCCTTCAATGCCGAGCCCTTTTTCACCTTCACCGAGGGGATGCTCAGGCTGGAGCCGGAGGCCTACTCGCTCCGTTGGTATCGCAATATCTGGGAAAGCCAGGAGTGGATGCTGTCGATCAAGAACAGCATGATCATCGGCGTCTGTGCCACCCTCCTGGCCATGACCCTGGGAACCCTGGCCGCACTGGGACTGAGTCAGCGCCACATGCCCTTCAAGGGGGCCATCATGGGGCTTTTGATCTCACCGATGATTGTGCCGGTGATCATCTCGGCCGCGAGTATGTACTTCTTTTTCACCAAGGTGAACCTGGCCCAGACCTACCTAGGGGTGATCATGGCCCATGCGGTTCTGGGGATTCCCTTCGTGATCATTACCGTGACCGCCACCCTGGTGGGTTTTGATGACAACCTGACCAAGGCGTCCGCCAGCCTGGGCGCGAACCCGCGGACCACTTTTTTCAAGGTCACCTTCCCGCTGATCCGCCCCGGTGTGATCTCCGGTGCCCTGTTCGCCTTCGCCACCTCCTTCGATGAGGTGGTGGTCGTGCTCTTTGTTGCGGGTACCGATCAACGAACCATTCCGCGGGAGATGTGGGCCGGGATGCGGGAGCAGCTGAGCCCCACTATCCTGGCGGTGGCTACCCTGTTGATTGTGCTGTCGGTGATGCTGCTGCTGACGGTTGAACTACTGCGGCGGCGCAGCGATCGCATCCGTGGCGTCACCGAGTAA
- a CDS encoding imelysin family protein translates to MKRLLAGAGLLLLVACDSSTDAPAGTGSAALSTPQTAVPAPEAPAEGLTSFSQRYLQQARRQCASALFEAQQLQASLETVLDQTGPEALAAAQSQWEKAHLSWLRCSLFSHNAGPLDTPAGEDPFPLSARIASWPISPGYVDSLPEHPFSGLVNSPDLALSRASLLEQHQLTAANESSVGLYPLETLLFGTDDSRTPEELSAAAEPAGDFSSQQRRREYLALLGALYSSDLKALVARWDPELASFPQSLARFNPHQQRLLLVEGLRERVLELGQEVLLLQEEESGTRHRQRLLVPLEALQLLAGEEELPALQQRIEPLLTRLGTAADNPEIDPALQAQFNELASDLGALLGDATDAIAAPPQ, encoded by the coding sequence ATGAAGCGGCTGCTGGCCGGTGCAGGGCTGCTCCTGCTGGTCGCTTGTGACAGTTCCACCGACGCACCCGCCGGCACCGGCAGTGCCGCACTGTCCACGCCGCAGACGGCGGTGCCCGCTCCCGAGGCGCCTGCAGAAGGGCTGACCTCCTTTAGCCAGCGCTACCTGCAGCAGGCGCGCCGCCAATGTGCATCTGCCCTGTTTGAGGCCCAGCAACTGCAGGCCTCCCTCGAGACAGTGCTGGACCAGACCGGGCCGGAGGCCCTCGCCGCGGCCCAGTCGCAGTGGGAGAAAGCCCATCTAAGCTGGCTGCGCTGTTCGCTGTTCAGCCATAATGCCGGCCCGCTGGACACCCCCGCTGGCGAGGATCCCTTCCCGCTGTCGGCTCGTATTGCCAGTTGGCCCATCAGCCCCGGCTACGTCGACAGCCTGCCGGAGCACCCCTTCAGCGGACTGGTCAACAGCCCGGATCTGGCCTTGAGCCGTGCCAGCTTGCTGGAGCAACACCAGCTCACCGCCGCCAACGAGAGCAGTGTCGGTCTCTACCCACTGGAGACCCTGCTGTTTGGCACCGATGACAGCCGGACTCCGGAAGAGCTAAGCGCAGCGGCCGAACCGGCTGGCGATTTCAGCAGCCAGCAGCGGCGTCGCGAGTACCTGGCTCTGCTGGGGGCCCTCTACAGTAGCGATCTCAAGGCCTTGGTGGCCCGCTGGGATCCGGAGCTGGCAAGCTTCCCCCAAAGCTTGGCGCGCTTTAACCCCCACCAGCAACGCCTGCTGCTGGTCGAGGGGCTGCGGGAAAGAGTGCTCGAATTAGGCCAGGAGGTCCTGCTGCTGCAGGAGGAGGAGAGTGGTACACGTCACCGGCAGCGCCTTCTGGTACCGCTGGAGGCGCTGCAGCTGCTGGCCGGGGAGGAGGAGCTTCCGGCACTCCAGCAACGCATTGAGCCGCTGCTGACCCGCCTCGGCACCGCTGCCGATAATCCTGAAATCGACCCGGCGCTGCAGGCTCAGTTCAATGAGCTGGCCAGCGATCTGGGAGCGTTACTCGGTGACGCCACGGATGCGATCGCTGCGCCGCCGCAGTAG
- a CDS encoding HAD family hydrolase produces MALAIFDLDNTLLGGDSDHSWGEFLVNKGVVDATEYKQANDRFYQHYLNGTLDIHEFLSFALRPLTQHSLEELAALHQEFMQRCIEPMMLPKAQALLQQHREAGDFLLIITATNRFVTEPIARRLGVDDLLATDPELLDGRYTGDISGTPCFQEGKVERLEQWLADKAYSLEGSYFYSDSCNDLPLLERVDNPVAVDADARLSAIAIERGWPLISLREAP; encoded by the coding sequence GTGGCACTGGCAATATTTGATCTCGATAACACGCTGCTGGGGGGCGACAGCGACCACTCCTGGGGTGAATTCCTGGTGAACAAAGGGGTGGTTGATGCGACCGAATACAAGCAGGCCAATGACCGCTTTTACCAGCACTACCTCAATGGCACCCTCGACATCCACGAGTTCCTGAGCTTCGCGCTGCGCCCCCTCACCCAACACAGCCTGGAGGAGCTGGCCGCGCTGCACCAGGAGTTCATGCAGCGCTGCATCGAACCCATGATGCTGCCCAAGGCGCAGGCACTGTTGCAGCAGCACCGGGAGGCTGGTGACTTCCTGCTGATCATTACCGCCACCAACCGTTTTGTCACCGAGCCCATTGCCCGCCGGCTGGGGGTCGATGACCTGCTGGCCACCGATCCCGAGTTGCTCGATGGTCGCTACACCGGCGACATCTCGGGTACTCCCTGCTTCCAGGAGGGTAAGGTGGAGCGGCTGGAACAGTGGCTGGCCGACAAGGCGTACAGCCTGGAGGGCAGCTATTTCTACAGCGACTCCTGCAACGACCTGCCTCTACTGGAGCGGGTCGACAACCCCGTCGCAGTGGATGCAGATGCTCGCCTTAGCGCCATTGCCATCGAGCGGGGATGGCCGTTGATCAGCCTGCGGGAGGCCCCATGA
- the rppH gene encoding RNA pyrophosphohydrolase: MIDADGFRPNVGIILANPQGQVLWAKRIGQDAWQFPQGGINDSESSEQALFRELNEEVGLGEKDVNIIACTRGWLRYRLPKRLVRRNSHPICVGQKQKWFLLQLTGEESAVDVASGHSPEFDHWRWVSYWYPLGQVVSFKRDVYRRALKELAPKLARIQAPPG; encoded by the coding sequence TTGATCGATGCAGATGGCTTCAGGCCTAACGTCGGCATTATCCTCGCCAACCCCCAGGGTCAGGTACTCTGGGCAAAGCGCATTGGCCAGGATGCGTGGCAGTTCCCCCAAGGGGGGATCAACGACAGCGAAAGCTCAGAACAGGCGCTTTTCCGGGAGCTGAACGAAGAGGTCGGGCTGGGGGAAAAGGATGTTAATATTATCGCCTGTACCCGCGGCTGGTTGCGTTACCGGTTACCCAAGCGCCTGGTGCGGCGCAATTCGCACCCGATCTGCGTCGGCCAGAAGCAGAAATGGTTTTTGCTGCAGCTGACCGGGGAGGAGAGCGCGGTGGATGTGGCTAGCGGCCACAGCCCCGAGTTCGACCACTGGCGTTGGGTCAGTTACTGGTATCCACTGGGGCAGGTGGTCTCCTTCAAGCGCGATGTGTACCGGCGGGCGTTGAAGGAGCTGGCTCCCAAACTGGCACGTATCCAGGCCCCGCCGGGTTAA